One segment of Clavelina lepadiformis chromosome 2, kaClaLepa1.1, whole genome shotgun sequence DNA contains the following:
- the LOC143445029 gene encoding protein unc-93 homolog A-like has translation MEKKKRGNSETCAVLLDSTTESRMDQGSIKKCLYVVSLAFMMNYAAYGGLIGLQSSMNIEEGLGTGGLVAIYGVSALSTIFFVPFLVDFMGAKTAIIAGELGIIVYTFANYYPRWYTIIPAAFVHGTTESASWAGAGVYITYLGEKFWENKKEPGSKKESHVYYFISVFYIFVYLSQVVGNSLVSVVLSSFKDFSLMANTTLPASGNSLTNYGNRTYGNQSWESCGAQDCQLDRDLNKYHPNQVAIYLLLSLFIVMQIVFTSVHAFAIPRIPAKFDASGVRAEVAGSNQDDENVECHDFVHRLPKESFKVGTAIKSELKATWRHMVSPLHLLVAPIIFSNGAFIAFSLAEFSRAYVSCTIGVEQVGWLAVIYGATSMLISLLSANLMPIFGRNVIFVVFFILNVTTLTMSLLWKPSPDTLWMLYLLAACLGSCDGTLTNALQGMLAMYFEDRLGIAFSVKNFAFNLGVVVGTGYSTMVCVYVKIYLLYGLLLLSTLCYIFAEIRFRRRKRSPERNLDATNSLDGN, from the exons ATGGAAAAGAAGAAAAGAGGAAACTCTGAAACCTGTG CTGTTTTATTGGACTCAACGACCGAAAGTCGCATGGACCAGGGGTCTATCAAAAAATGCCTTTACGTTGTTTCCTTGGCTTTTATGATGAACTATGCCGCCTATGGAG GTTTGATCGGCCTGCAAAGCAGCATGAACATAGAGGAAGGCCTCGGGACCGGTGGACTGGTTGCGATTTACGGGGTATCGGCGCTTTCGACGATTTTTTTTGTCCCATTTCTTGTCGATTTCATGGGGGCAAAGACCGCGATTATCGCAGGTGAACTCGGAATCATCGTCTACACTTTCGCAAACTACTACCCCA GATGGTACACAATTATTCCCGCCGCATTTGTTCATGGTACGACGGAAAGCGCTTCGTGGGCAGGAGCGGGCGTCTACATCACTTATCTCGGAGAAAAGTTTTGGGAGAATAAAAAAGAACCAGGTAGCAAGAAAGAATCTCACGTCTATTACTTCATCAGCGTCTTCTACATCTTTGTTTACTTGTCTCAA GTGGTTGGAAATTCGTTGGTAAGTGTTGTACTCTCCAGTTTCAAAGACTTCAGTTTAATGGCAAACACGACTTTGCCAGCAAGTGGAAATAGCCTAACTAATTACGGAAACCGAACTTACGGTAACCAGAGCTGGGAAAGCTGTGGGGCACAAGATTGCCAG cttgACAGAGACCTTAATAAATACCATCCAAATCAAGTTGCTATTTATCTGCTGCTATCACTGTTCATTGTAATGCAAATCGTTTTCACTTCCGTTCACGCTTTTGCTATTCCCCGAATCCCAGCCAAGTTCGACGCTTCAGGAGTTCGTGCGGAAGTGGCGGGGTCAAACCAGGACGACGAAAACGTTGAGTGTCATGATTTTGTTCATA GGTTACCGAAAGAATCCTTCAAAGTTGGCacagcaataaaatccgaacTAAAAGCAACCTGGCGTCACATGGTGTCGCCCTTGCACCTTCTTGTGGCCCCGATTATATTCTCAAACGGGGCATTTATCGCCTTCTCCTTGGCTGAATTTAGCAGGGCTTACGTCTCCTGTACCATCGGTGTAGAACAG GTCGGATGGCTTGCCGTCATTTATGGGGCGACCAGCATGTTAATCTCATTGCTTTCGGCGAATCTGATGCCGATTTTTGGCAGAAACGTCATCTTTGTTGTGTTCTTTATTCTAAACGTGACGACACTAACGATGTCGTTACTCTGGAAACCCTCGCCTGACACCTTGTGGATGCTCTATTTGCTTGCCGCTTGTCTGGGGTCTTGCGACGGCACCCTTACCAATGCTTTGCAAG GAATGCTGGCAATGTATTTCGAAGACCGACTTGGCATTGCATTTAGCgtcaaaaactttgcttttaacCTGGGAGTTGTCGTTGGAACCGGTTATAGCACCATGGTCTGTGTTTACGTGaagatttatttattatatggTTTACTACTGCTTAGTACACTTTGTTATATTTTCGCCGAAATTCGGTTCCGACGAAGAAAACGTTCACCTGAGAGGAATTTAGATGCGACCAACTCGTTGGATGGAAATTGA
- the LOC143446866 gene encoding protein unc-93 homolog A-like: protein MDEEKKAFYVNARTISTRRNLYKLSITFMVCYAAYAGVLSLQSSMNVEEGLGTTSVMVTFITSSISAVFFVPYMVDFMGSKNTIIFGEFAMLVYIAANFYPSWYTLMPAAIFYGLTESAPWAGTSVYVTILGERRWQKKQRQASPTDKSKESYSYGFYTLFNAFVIGGDLIGSGIQAAVLNAFNNVKNPTSTTSNSSLYISSSFAYATTPSGDIKLSSLSECGAKDCPSKYAYNGTDEDLDKYNPNPVGVYVLISLFVAMSITSMAVQFFTLPNLPSNYGKQLLHENNEDTIEMKETNLMEPEMKTSKLFKAQKQLKAIFLHIVSPKHLLMMPFLFYYGVYYGFLVADFTRAYISCTAGVEKVGITVAVLAISGAIASALGTKIIPAIGRRGFIILTGSLNLAVYILSLTWQPTPDNIWITYLIASMHGVTDVMFLSLQQGLIALYFEDRLGIAFGVKNGISNLGIALATGWSTALCVYTKIYVQIGLLGISLICLALLDLKFLRSRK from the exons ATGGACGAGGAAAAAA AAGCGTTTTATGTAAATGCAAGAACCATCAGCACAAGAAGAAATTTGTACAAACTCAGCATTACTTTCATGGTATGCTACGCCGCCTATGCCG GCGTTTTGTCCTTGCAAAGTAGCATGAACGTTGAAGAAGGTCTTGGTACTACCAGTGTCATGGTTACTTTCATTACATCTTCCATATCTGCTGTGTTTTTTGTTCCATATATGGTTGATTTTATGGGGTCCAAAAATACCATCATTTTTGGAGAGTTTGCTATGTTGGTTTATATTGCTGCTAATTTTTATCCAA GCTGGTACACTCTCATGCCAGCTGCAATTTTCTACGGTTTGACCGAAAGCGCTCCTTGGGCAGGGACATCAGTCTATGTCACAATTCTTGGAGAACGACGTTGGCAGAAGAAACAGCGTCAAGCGTCACCCACTGACAAGTCGAAGGAGTCATACTCTTATGGCTTTTACACCCTGTTCAACGCTTTTGTCATTGGGGGCGAC CTTATTGGTTCCGGTATACAAGCAGCAGTTTTGAATGCGTTTAACAATGTAAAAAATCCGACCTCAACGACATCCAATAGCAGCTTGTACATATCGTCAAGCTTTGCATACGCGACCACTCCTTCTGGTGACATTAAACTATCGTCGTTGTCGGAGTGTGGCGCTAAAGATTGTCCA agtAAATACGCCTACAATGGCACCGATGAAGATTTAGATAAATATAATCCGAACCCTGTAGGTGTTTATGTCTTGATAAGCTTGTTTGTTGCAATGTCCATAACTTCAATGGCTGTGCAATTTTTTACGCTACCGAATTTACCTTCAAACTATGGCAAACAACTTCTGCATGAAAACAACGAAGACACAATTGAAATGAAAg AAACGAACTTAATGGAGCCGGAAATGAAAACTTCAAAGCTTTTCAAAGCTCAAAAACAGCtaaaagcaatttttcttCACATTGTCTCTCCAAAGCATCTTTTAATGATGCCATTTCTTTTCTACTACGGAGTTTACTACGGATTTTTGGTCGCAGATTTCACCAGAGCCTATATATCATGCACTGCTGGTGTAGAAAAA GTAGGAATAACCGTAGCTGTCCTCGCCATTTCTGGAGCAATAGCGTCTGCTCTGGGCACGAAGATCATTCCTGCCATTGGGAGACGCGGTTTTATAATATTGACAGGTTCATTAAACTTGGCAGTCTACATACTCAGCCTGACATGGCAGCCGACGCCAGACAATATTTGGATAACCTATCTCATCGCATCCATGCACGGCGTTACCGATGTTATGTTTCTCAGCTTACAGCAAG gtttgatTGCGCTGTACTTTGAAGATCGTTTAGGAATCGCTTTTGGGGTAAAGAACGGAATAAGCAATCTCGGCATCGCTTTGGCCACTGGGTGGAGTACTGCACTCTGTGTCTACACGAAGATTTACGTCCAAATTGGGCTCTTGGGAATTTCACTTATTTGTTTAGCGTTAttagatttaaaatttttgcgtTCTCgcaaatga
- the LOC143446867 gene encoding protein unc-93 homolog A-like, whose protein sequence is MARQKQAEGQRVRTGRSLYSIGITFTLCYSALAGVLSLQSSMNVEDGLGSTSVMVIFITSAFSAVLIVPNLIDFLGAKTAIVIGEFGFLAYIVANFYPSWYTLIPAAIFHGLTESAPWAGTSVYVSFLGDKRWMKRKSLSNDSRGSYIHRFFSQFWVMVGLGDLIGPGLVSLILVAWKSLNHTNTESSSQSDRPFYNATVISLTTEQDKNVNGVKSWSACGAKDCPATYAYNSTEEKLEKFLPNQIAIYILLSLFVLILLASVFFQVYFLPRAPAKFDRQESDRMDLERIYSDELNEINRKVEFKRQTFLEQLQIQVKEFFLHLISPLHLLVSPLLFYYGLFYGYRVTEYTRAFVSCTVGVEQLGIAMVIFSGCGAAMSGLCTWIIPAIGRRWFMGLVGVCHITYYMVSLFWLPNPESTWLVYFIGALGGIGELTLVNLYQGSVSLYFKDRLGIAYSTQNCVTNLGISFITGWSTSLCVYSKIYIQIGVMCLSLVCIGCAEVLFDRYDKQKTKTRLLAVKQKSNIATCPT, encoded by the exons ATGGCAAGACAAAAGCAAg CCGAGGGACAGCGAGTGAGGACTGGTAGGAGCTTATATTCAATTGGAATCACGTTTACTCTTTGCTATTCTGCGTTGGCTG gtgTGTTGTCCTTACAAAGTAGCATGAACGTGGAAGATGGTCTGGGCTCCACCAGTGTCATGGTTATATTTATTACCTCTGCATTTTCCGCTGTTTTGATTGTTCCAAATCTCATAGACTTCCTTGGAGCCAAAACCGCAATCGTGATTGGCGAATTTGGGTTCCTGGCCTACATTGTCGCAAATTTTTATCCAA GTTGGTACACTCTGATTCCCGCTGCCATATTTCACGGGCTGACAGAGAGTGCACCTTGGGCAGGGACATCCGTATATGTAAGCTTCCTGGGAGATAAAAGATGGATGAAACGTAAATCCCTGTCCAACGATTCCAGAGGATCTTATATTCACCGCTTTTTCAGTCAGTTTTGGGTTATGGTTGGGCTAGGAGAT CTGATAGGCCCTGGCTTAGTGTCACTGATTTTGGTTGCTtggaaaagtttgaatcaCACCAATACGGAAAGCAGCAGCCAATCTGATAGACCATTCTACAATGCTACAGTTATTTCATTAACCACCGAACAAGATAAGAATGTAAACGGAGTCAAATCATGGTCAGCATGTGGAGCAAAAGACTGCCCG GCTACGTATGCATACAACAGCACAGAAGAAAAACTGGAGAAGTTTCTTCCTAATCAAATTGCAATTTATATCCTGCTGAGTTTGTTTGTATTGATTTTACTAGCATCAGTGTTCTTTCAAGTTTACTTTTTGCCAAGAGCACCGGCAAAGTTCGACAGACAAGAAAGTGATCGTATGGATTTGGAAAGGATATATTCTGATG aGTTAAATGAGATTAACAGAAAGGTAGAATTCAAAAGGCAGACTTTTCTGGAACAACTTCAGATACAggtaaaagaattttttctgcACCTCATATCTCCCTTGCATCTCCTCGTTTCTCCTTTGCTATTCTATTACGGGCTGTTTTACGGATATCGAGTCACGGAATACACAAGAGCTTTCGTATCTTGTACCGTCGGAGTAGAACAG ctGGGCATTGCTATGGTTATTTTTTCTGGTTGCGGCGCTGCTATGTCTGGTCTGTGTACCTGGATAATACCCGCAATTGGACGACGTTGGTTTATGGGGTTGGTTGGTGTCTGTCATATTACCTACTACATGGTAAGCTTGTTCTGGTTACCAAATCCTGAAAGTACTTGGTTGGTGTACTTTATTGGTGCTCTTGGTGGAATTGGTGAACTGACTTTGGTCAACTTATACCAAG GCTCAGTGTCTCTGTATTTCAAAGACAGATTAGGAATTGCCTACAGCACACAAAACTGCGTTACTAATCTTGGTATATCATTCATCACTGGTTGGAGCACTTCACTCTGTGTATACTCAAAAATTTACATTCAAATTGGTGTTATGTGCCTTTCATTGGTTTGCATAGGCTGTGCCGAGGTGCTTTTTGACCGCTATGATAAACAGAAAAC CAAAACCAGACTCCTTGCAGTGAAACAGAAGTCCAATATAGCAACATGCCCGACTTGA
- the LOC143446868 gene encoding solute carrier family 35 member G1-like has product MTEPGSSSTCSSRDSIGSVNEDSNPKKKPTRSLMFGYLFSVVSALCMALSGICLKLAAGAETTQMVVLTSIIQFLYLIPLITYKKINVLGPNLKTVGFLTIRGVAGSVSIIFFAMSIQHLPVGTVTSIAYIYPALVGLFAWVCLREKCSVVRGVLTVLTFIGLLFVSEPPFIFGGEPVDHKGTSNTKVLGVIYAISCAVLAAISIIITRKLGPGIHFSHLLMYSTVEGFIIVLLQLYFSGKSIVPCRQHLLTLSLSAVFMNVGHIFLTLALQRERAGPVTSVNTSQLVFVFILEYLMFGVVPTTYGFVGASLILVCAVVQSLESTVKNSIRKCN; this is encoded by the exons ATGACTGAGCCTGGATCGAGTTCAACATGTTCATCAAGAGATTCAATCGGATCTGTGAACGAGGATAGCAATCCTAAGAAAAAGCCAACCAGATCGTTGATGTTTGGATACTTATTTTCTGTTGTCTCCGCGCTTTGCATGGCTCTATCAGGAATCTGTTTAAAATTGGCTGCTGGGGCAGAAACGACGCAAATGGTAGTGCTTACTTCTATCATTCAGTTTTTGTATCTCATACCTCtaataacttacaaaaaaatCAACGTACTTGGACCGAATCTAAAAACAGTAGGTTTCCTGACAATCCGCGGTGTTGCTGGGTCGGTGAgcataatattttttgcaatgtcgaTCCAGCATTTGCCTGTAGGAACCGTTACATCGATTGCTTACATATATCCCGCGTTGGTTGGCTTGTTTGCATGGGTCTGCTTGAGAG AGAAATGCAGCGTTGTGAGAGGAGTTCTTACAGTGCTAACATTCATCGGACTTCTTTTCGTGTCAGAGCCGCCTTTTATATTTGGGGGAGAGCCAGTAGACCACAAAGGAACTTCTAACACAAAAGTCCTTGGTGTTATCTATGCGATTAGTTGTGCTGTCTTAGCGGCCATTAGCATAATCATAACACGAAAGCTTGGACCAGGAATACATTTCAGTCATTTGTTGATGTATTCCACTGTAGAGGGTttcattattgttttgttgcaaCTTTATTTCTCCGGTAAATCTATCGTTCCGTGCAGGCAGCATCTACTGACGTTGTCTCTATCAGCAGTGTTTATGAACGTAGGACACATTTTTCTTACTCTAGCTTTACAGCGTGAGCGTGCAGGACCAGTAACTTCTGTAAATACGTCACAACTCGTTTTTGTCTTCATTCTTGAATACTTGATGTTCGGTGTTGTGCCGACCACTTATGGATTTGTGGGTGCCAGTCTCATTCTGGTATGTGCCGTTGTACAATCTCTTGAAAGCACTGTAAAAAACAGTATTCGCAAATGCAATTAG
- the LOC143446049 gene encoding solute carrier family 35 member G1-like isoform X3, with the protein MHLCQCFWASVFVRCDKKGRLLECTILPREKLCNFNRVTMLSQRHFFASGYLCEEILCEKCSVVRGILTGLTFIGLIFVTEPTFIFGGDDYKQSTKSHLLGIFYASASAIFMATALTAIRKLGPGIHFSHSLIYTSVGGLIIVLLQLYISGKPIVPCWQHILTLFLSALFVIIGQMFVTLALQRERAGPVASINTSQLVFAIILEYIVFEVVPTTFGFVGAGLILLSAIAQSLERTVKSGIRNRKKTIE; encoded by the exons ATGCATTTGTGTCAGTGCTTTTGGGCCAGTGTTTTCGTGAGATGTGACAAAAAag GACGACTTTTGGAGTGCACGATTTTACCCAGAGAAAAACTTTGCAACTTTAATCGTGTGACAATGTTGTCACAACGTCATTTCTTTGCATCCGGTTATTTGTGTGAGGAAATACTATGCG aGAAATGCAGTGTTGTGAGAGGAATTCTTACCGGACTCACATTCATTGGACTTATTTTTGTTACTGAACCCACATTTATCTTTGGTGGAGATGACTACAAGCAAAGCACAAAATCGCATTTATTGGGAATATTCTACGCGAGTGCTTCTGCGATATTTATGGCAACTGCTCTCACTGCTATAAGAAAACTTGGACCTGGTATCCATTTCAGTCATTCATTGATTTACACTTCAGTCGGAGGATTAATCATTGTCTTGCTTCAGCTTTATATCTCTGGCAAACCAATCGTTCCTTGTTGGCAGCACATATTGACGTTATTTTTGTCTGCTTTATTTGTAATTATTGGGCAGATGTTTGTTACTCTTGCCTTGCAACGTGAACGTGCTGGACCAGTTGCATCTATTAACACGTCACAACTCGTTTTTGCCATTATTCTGGAGTACATCGTATTCGAAGTTGTACCAACCACCTTTGGATTTGTGGGTGCCGGTCTTATTTTGTTAAGTGCAATTGCGCAATCTCTTGAAAGGACCGTGAAATCTGGCATACGTAATCGCAAGAAAACAATCGAGTAA
- the LOC143446049 gene encoding solute carrier family 35 member G1-like isoform X4, whose product MLSQRHFFASGYLCEEILCEKCSVVRGILTGLTFIGLIFVTEPTFIFGGDDYKQSTKSHLLGIFYASASAIFMATALTAIRKLGPGIHFSHSLIYTSVGGLIIVLLQLYISGKPIVPCWQHILTLFLSALFVIIGQMFVTLALQRERAGPVASINTSQLVFAIILEYIVFEVVPTTFGFVGAGLILLSAIAQSLERTVKSGIRNRKKTIE is encoded by the exons ATGTTGTCACAACGTCATTTCTTTGCATCCGGTTATTTGTGTGAGGAAATACTATGCG aGAAATGCAGTGTTGTGAGAGGAATTCTTACCGGACTCACATTCATTGGACTTATTTTTGTTACTGAACCCACATTTATCTTTGGTGGAGATGACTACAAGCAAAGCACAAAATCGCATTTATTGGGAATATTCTACGCGAGTGCTTCTGCGATATTTATGGCAACTGCTCTCACTGCTATAAGAAAACTTGGACCTGGTATCCATTTCAGTCATTCATTGATTTACACTTCAGTCGGAGGATTAATCATTGTCTTGCTTCAGCTTTATATCTCTGGCAAACCAATCGTTCCTTGTTGGCAGCACATATTGACGTTATTTTTGTCTGCTTTATTTGTAATTATTGGGCAGATGTTTGTTACTCTTGCCTTGCAACGTGAACGTGCTGGACCAGTTGCATCTATTAACACGTCACAACTCGTTTTTGCCATTATTCTGGAGTACATCGTATTCGAAGTTGTACCAACCACCTTTGGATTTGTGGGTGCCGGTCTTATTTTGTTAAGTGCAATTGCGCAATCTCTTGAAAGGACCGTGAAATCTGGCATACGTAATCGCAAGAAAACAATCGAGTAA
- the LOC143446049 gene encoding solute carrier family 35 member G1-like isoform X1 has protein sequence MNLNSSQGIAKLAMTETSSLQLPATSLDEDNNTKKQHARPSMLGYTFAAFSSLLMAASKLFLKLAVGAEKTQAIIFRSIMQYLYLVPIITHKKINVFGPDWKTVLILILRGAAGSLAALFITMALDHLSLGTTLSIFYVYPALVGLFACVCLKEKCSVVRGILTVLTFVGLIFVTEPTFIFGGDRDEYKEYTESHVFGIFYASASAILAATTFTVIRKLGPGIHFSHSLIYNSVEGFIIVLLQLYISGKPIVPCWQHILMLFLSALFAIIGQLFTTLALQRERAGPVASINTSQLVFAIILEYIILGVVPTTFGFVGAGLILLSAIAQSLERTVKTGIRNRKKTTD, from the exons ATGAACTTGAACTCGAGCCAAGGAATCGCGAAGCTTGCCATGACTGAGACGAGTTCACTTCAGTTGCCTGCTACGTCATTGGATGAGGACAACAACACAAAGAAACAGCATGCCAGACCATCAATGCTTGGCTACACGTTTGCTGCTTTTTCCTCCCTTTTGATGGCTGCTTCAAAACTCTTTTTAAAGTTGGCAGTCGGGGCCGAGAAAACCCAAGCGATAATTTTTCGTAGCATAATGCAATATTTATACCTTGTTCCCATCATAACTCACAAGAAAATCAACGTATTTGGACCTGATTGGAAAACTGTGTTGATTCTGATTTTGCGTGGTGCCGCCGGATCTTTGGCAGCGTTGTTTATAACAATGGCCTTGGACCATTTGTCCTTAGGAACAACTCTGTCAATTTTTTACGTATATCCAGCATTGGTTGGCTTGTTTGCCTGTGTCTGTTTGAAAG AGAAATGCAGCGTTGTGAGAGGAATTCTTACCGTACTCACATTTGTTGGACTTATTTTTGTTACTGAACCCACATTTATCTTTGGCGGAGATCGCGATGAATACAAAGAGTACACGGAGTCGCATGTGTTCGGAATATTCTACGCGAGTGCTTCTGCAATTTTAGCAGCTACTACTTTCACTGTTATAAGAAAGCTTGGACCTGGTATCCATTTCAGTCATTCATTGATTTACAACTCAGTCGAAGGATTCATCATTGTCTTGCTTCAGCTCTATATCTCTGGCAAACCAATCGTTCCTTGTTGGCAGCACATattgatgttatttttgtctgcTTTATTTGCAATTATCGGGCAGTTGTTTACCACTCTTGCCTTGCAACGTGAACGTGCTGGACCAGTCGCATCTATTAACACGTCACAACTCGTTTTTGCCATTATTCTAGAGTACATCATACTAGGAGTTGTACCAACCACCTTTGGATTTGTGGGTGCCGGTCTTATTTTGTTAAGTGCAATTGCGCAATCTCTTGAAAGGACCGTGAAAACTGGCATACGTAATCGCAAGAAAACAACTGATTAG
- the LOC143446049 gene encoding solute carrier family 35 member G1-like isoform X2, protein MSATCSQHSSSTSSNDDNNQTKQQTKTAIVGCMFAALSSLFMAASKLFLKLAVGAEKTQMIVFCSIMQYLYLVPIITHKKINVFGPDWKTVIILILRGVAGSLATLFLTMALDHLSLGTSLSVYYIYPALVGLFACACLKEKCSVVRGILTGLTFIGLIFVTEPTFIFGGDDYKQSTKSHLLGIFYASASAIFMATALTAIRKLGPGIHFSHSLIYTSVGGLIIVLLQLYISGKPIVPCWQHILTLFLSALFVIIGQMFVTLALQRERAGPVASINTSQLVFAIILEYIVFEVVPTTFGFVGAGLILLSAIAQSLERTVKSGIRNRKKTIE, encoded by the exons ATGTCTGCGACGTGTTCACAACATTCGTCTTCTACTTCCTCAAACGACGACAACAATCAAACTAAACAGCAAACGAAAACAGCAATTGTAGGATGCATGTTTGCAGCTTTATCATCCCTTTTCATGGCGGcttcaaaactgtttttaaagTTGGCGGTCGGTGCTGAAAAGACGCAAATGATAGTTTTTTGTAGCATTATGCAATATTTATACCTTGTTCCCATCATAACTCACAAGAAAATCAACGTGTTTGGACCAGATTGGAAAACTGTGATTATTCTGATTTTGCGTGGTGTCGCCGGATCTTTGGCAACGTTGTTTTTAACAATGGCCTTGGACCATCTGTCTCTAGGAACGTCTCTGTCAGTATATTACATATATCCAGCATTGGTTGGCTTGTTTGCTTGCGCCTGTTTGAAAG aGAAATGCAGTGTTGTGAGAGGAATTCTTACCGGACTCACATTCATTGGACTTATTTTTGTTACTGAACCCACATTTATCTTTGGTGGAGATGACTACAAGCAAAGCACAAAATCGCATTTATTGGGAATATTCTACGCGAGTGCTTCTGCGATATTTATGGCAACTGCTCTCACTGCTATAAGAAAACTTGGACCTGGTATCCATTTCAGTCATTCATTGATTTACACTTCAGTCGGAGGATTAATCATTGTCTTGCTTCAGCTTTATATCTCTGGCAAACCAATCGTTCCTTGTTGGCAGCACATATTGACGTTATTTTTGTCTGCTTTATTTGTAATTATTGGGCAGATGTTTGTTACTCTTGCCTTGCAACGTGAACGTGCTGGACCAGTTGCATCTATTAACACGTCACAACTCGTTTTTGCCATTATTCTGGAGTACATCGTATTCGAAGTTGTACCAACCACCTTTGGATTTGTGGGTGCCGGTCTTATTTTGTTAAGTGCAATTGCGCAATCTCTTGAAAGGACCGTGAAATCTGGCATACGTAATCGCAAGAAAACAATCGAGTAA